Within Runella rosea, the genomic segment TTTGAGAAACGGCACGCGCATCAGTGTCGCGGTTTCTCAAAACTGCAAGTCTCGTTCTTTTTTCCAATCCTGATATTCTTTCGGCATACAGTGTCCACAGGGTCGGTAACCATGCTGCAATGCCTCTTCTTCGTTCTTAAAAAAAACGCGGTTTTGAGGTTTGAGTCTTTTGCCCGACGCGCAGGTAAGCTGTCCGTAAATTTTTAAGTGACAATTGCCACCAAGACAGATTTCACCCGTACCAATCAACGCTGAAAGCATTCTCAATCGTCCAAAAACATTACGGCCCAACTCTGTGTATTTTCTCATTTTGCGTCATGAAAAATGATTCCAACATTGTAGCGTTGTCCCGCCAATACTTCACTGACACCGTGCCGCATGGCCGTTCGATAGTACCCTTTTGTACCTAAAACGGGTCTAAAATTAGTCGTAAAAACCAGCATTTGACCCTGAGTCGGACGAAGTACAATTGCCTTGGACTGCATTCGGGGGCGCTGTTCGGTCATAACAAATTCGCCGCCTTTGTAGTCTTTTTCGGAGTCAGTTAGAAATAACACCGCTTGAAAAGGGAAATACACTTCTCCGTATAAATCCTGATGCAAGGTATTAAAGTCTCCATTCTTGTATTTAAGAATCAGCGGAGTGGGCCGAAGTTGCCCCTTTTGGTGACATAATTCTAAAAACCTACTGAGCGTTTCGGGATAATGTACAGGAATGCCCAATTTACGCATCCAATCGTTGGCAACGGGAGCCAAATACGGATATAATCCATTGCGAAGTTGGTCGATAACGGCGGGTAGCGGGTATGAAAAATACTTATATTCCCCAAGGCCGAAATTATACCGTTTCATATCAATTACGCTGCGATACGCTTCGGGGGTCTCGTACATTTCAATTAACGCGTGACATACTTCGGGAGACACCACGTCAGAAAAAAAAGCGAAGCCCTTTTGACTCAGTGATTCAATGGCTTCGCTCCAGTTGAGGCTGGAAAGAGGAACTATTGGTTGCATTATTTATCGGTTCTTTTTTCAACAAAAGAACGTGAAAGCCGACAGCCCAACAATCCGTTTCTTGCGGAATGTGTGAAGGTTAGGGACACCCGCTGATTTGGGCCCGAAACACCGCCCCTTGACTTGTATTGAAGCCCGGATTCAGTTCAACAAACCGTTTGGCATCGTAAAGCACATTCGACGTACTTGCCACGCTCGCCGTCGAAACCAGCATTCCTTCTTGCTGGGTACTTGCTCCTGCCACCGTTGGTCCGTTTACCACCCGCTTGGTTTCCACAAAAATATCATCTACGCCCAACTCGTCGCGGCTACCGCTCGTAACAACCTTTCGATAATAACGCCAAAGTAATTGGATGTAAGGCTGATTCATTAGTGCAACAGGCAATTTTACTTCAAATACCGCGCTATCGCCCACAAGCCCCCGATTATACTCTATTACCTGATTACTTTCATTTAACAAATCTACAAAATCCACAATATCGCCGATACGATACTGTAAACGAATCGCATGTTGCTGTGCACCTATTGATTTAGTACGCCCTTTCCACCGAATTATTATTTCACTTTTGTTCTGTGTGCTTAAAGCTAAAATAGCCCCCCCAAGCTTTGCCCCCGGATAACCCGTATTTCCATTATCAGTATTAATAAATGAAACCCCTTCTGCATTTAATCCTTTAATACGGGTTCGTGATGTCAAATTATATAACCCAGTTGTAAAACCAACTATAGCCGAATTAACCCCAGGGTCAGAATCTTCCATATACACAAACTTCATATTAGCTGGACTTGTTCCTGCGGCTGAAACATCCGACCATTCTTTGAAACTATACCCACACGCACCTTCCAAACTTGCCGCTACTGGTACTGGGTTCTCAGAAAGAATCATTACCTCGAAAACCGCCGTATACACAATACCAGGTGTCACGGTCAAAACAGAATCTGTACTGGTTGTTGCATTGTAAGACCAATGTTTAAATTTATAACCTGTTTTTCCGTAAGCCCGCAGTTGTACGGGAATGCCGTTGTAATACCTTCCTGTCCAAGGGTAAGGCGTAGAACTGACGCCGGGCGTCGTTGGTAAAATGTCAATGGTGTTTACTTTCACGTAACCGTGGTCAGGATTAGATACATTGACCGTCAGGTCGTACTGACCGCTGATGCCAAATTTCCCCTGAATCTGTCCTCGTTGATTGTTGGGACGCTGTTGAATAAAATTAATACAGTCGTTGATTTTAGTTAACCACTCGGTGCTACTAGCCAGTGTTTTCCAACGGTCGAGGTGGGCCGGAATTTCGGCGCTGATACCGTCGCGTTTGGCATTGACGAGTTGCGTGAGGTGGGCGGGTAGGAAGGCCGTATTCATCAAATCGGCAAAACGATTGATGAACGCAAACTTAAATGTCTCATTCAGCAATAATTTACCCAACAAAAACCCCGGGCTGCCAACGGTCCCAATGGTTGAGGCAATCGAAAGTCGGTTTTGGGTAGGCTCCGTCATGGCGTGGTCGGTATCGTAGAGGCTCCACCGCCACCGTCCGTCATGACCATAGGCTGCATTGGAGTTGTAGGGAGTTCTCAAACGCCAAAGTTTGATGTTGTTGGGGCCCCAATCCCAGTTGTTGTAGTAAATCTCCGCAATCTCATAATCTATAAAACTCTCCACATCCAT encodes:
- a CDS encoding 2OG-Fe(II) oxygenase, whose product is MQPIVPLSSLNWSEAIESLSQKGFAFFSDVVSPEVCHALIEMYETPEAYRSVIDMKRYNFGLGEYKYFSYPLPAVIDQLRNGLYPYLAPVANDWMRKLGIPVHYPETLSRFLELCHQKGQLRPTPLILKYKNGDFNTLHQDLYGEVYFPFQAVLFLTDSEKDYKGGEFVMTEQRPRMQSKAIVLRPTQGQMLVFTTNFRPVLGTKGYYRTAMRHGVSEVLAGQRYNVGIIFHDAK
- a CDS encoding Ada metal-binding domain-containing protein, giving the protein MRKYTELGRNVFGRLRMLSALIGTGEICLGGNCHLKIYGQLTCASGKRLKPQNRVFFKNEEEALQHGYRPCGHCMPKEYQDWKKERDLQF